One segment of Aquimarina sp. BL5 DNA contains the following:
- a CDS encoding AraC family transcriptional regulator, with amino-acid sequence METLEILLIILLCIGAIQGIIFGVILWQKKGLHYIANRFLATILFFFSYRLIVETLNIFGLGRYDFWYHILLEYNWIYGTLIYFFVKSYVNPKFKFIQKDWIHFLPVLIEFVWSFFIKTQNFYWDGTRESLSWLGYWGYVVWMHYPTMFIISGALIIFYSSKAEKILSNTIEVEGYKILPEKINWIKRVVLVMKIFSILYVFGILIDFFFFNFASNFFYGHPVFIGMAIITYWLGLEGFARRKESAFKQIATVSDKEKEQLQNISKTLETKMREEQLFKNPELTLGSLSECLSVKPYLLTKCLNTIYQKKFSDYINELRFEEVKKLLNNPKNDNLTLLALAYEAGFNSKASFNRAVKKITGNPPSALK; translated from the coding sequence GTGGAAACGTTAGAGATACTTTTAATCATATTATTATGTATTGGTGCTATCCAAGGAATCATTTTTGGAGTCATTTTATGGCAAAAAAAAGGATTGCACTATATTGCTAATCGATTTCTAGCAACCATATTATTTTTCTTCTCCTACCGCCTGATTGTAGAAACCTTAAATATTTTTGGGCTGGGACGATATGATTTCTGGTATCATATCCTATTAGAATACAATTGGATTTATGGAACACTCATCTATTTTTTTGTAAAAAGTTATGTAAATCCAAAATTCAAGTTCATACAAAAAGATTGGATTCATTTCCTTCCTGTACTGATAGAATTTGTGTGGAGCTTTTTTATAAAAACACAAAATTTTTATTGGGATGGTACTCGCGAGAGTTTATCTTGGTTAGGATATTGGGGATATGTTGTATGGATGCATTATCCTACTATGTTTATCATTTCTGGAGCATTAATTATTTTTTATAGTAGCAAAGCTGAAAAAATACTTAGCAACACTATTGAGGTGGAAGGATATAAAATTCTTCCAGAAAAAATCAATTGGATTAAAAGAGTGGTACTGGTAATGAAAATATTCTCTATCCTTTATGTATTTGGAATATTAATCGACTTTTTCTTTTTCAATTTCGCTAGTAATTTTTTCTATGGTCATCCGGTATTTATAGGAATGGCAATTATTACCTATTGGTTAGGCCTAGAAGGGTTTGCCAGAAGAAAAGAAAGCGCATTCAAACAAATTGCCACCGTTTCTGATAAAGAAAAAGAGCAATTGCAAAATATTAGTAAAACTTTAGAAACTAAAATGAGGGAAGAACAACTCTTCAAAAATCCAGAGCTTACTCTAGGTTCTCTATCAGAATGCCTTTCTGTAAAACCCTATTTGCTTACTAAATGTCTAAATACGATCTATCAGAAAAAATTTAGTGATTACATAAACGAACTTCGTTTTGAAGAAGTAAAAAAGTTACTCAATAATCCTAAAAACGATAATCTTACCCTTCTTGCTTTAGCATATGAAGCAGGTTTTAATTCTAAAGCCTCTTTTAATAGAGCCGTAAAGAAAATTACAGGAAACCCTCCAAGCGCTCTAAAATAA
- a CDS encoding TIGR04283 family arsenosugar biosynthesis glycosyltransferase: MKISIIIPILNEAATICKLLSHLIQAASAADTIEEIIIVDGGSVDESIKTVQNFSNTQSTSIRVVSSEKGRAKQMNAGAAKASGDILYFLHADSFPPKNYDRYIVEEVHKENEAGCFRMKFDSNHWWLRFLGWLTQFDSKRCRGGDQSQFITASLFKEINGYDEAYVVYEDNDLVDRLFAINKFVIIPKYVVTSARRYREVGVWRLQYHFLNIHMRRWLGASSEDLYRYYKEKVVS, translated from the coding sequence TTGAAAATATCAATAATCATCCCTATTCTAAATGAAGCAGCTACAATTTGTAAGCTGCTTTCCCATTTAATACAAGCTGCAAGTGCAGCGGATACTATCGAAGAAATTATCATTGTAGATGGCGGAAGTGTGGACGAGTCTATAAAAACAGTACAGAATTTTTCGAACACACAAAGCACGTCTATTAGAGTAGTTTCTTCAGAAAAAGGGCGTGCTAAACAAATGAATGCCGGAGCTGCAAAAGCTTCTGGAGATATACTCTATTTCTTACACGCTGATTCTTTTCCTCCAAAGAACTATGACCGATATATTGTAGAAGAAGTTCATAAAGAAAACGAAGCAGGGTGTTTCAGAATGAAATTTGATTCTAATCATTGGTGGCTTCGTTTTCTCGGTTGGTTAACTCAATTCGACAGTAAACGATGTCGCGGCGGAGATCAAAGTCAGTTTATCACTGCATCATTATTCAAAGAAATAAATGGGTATGATGAAGCGTATGTGGTATATGAAGACAATGATTTAGTTGACCGACTTTTTGCAATAAATAAATTTGTTATCATCCCTAAATATGTGGTTACCTCTGCCAGACGTTACAGAGAAGTTGGAGTTTGGCGATTACAATATCATTTTCTTAATATACATATGAGAAGATGGTTAGGTGCTTCGTCAGAAGATTTGTATCGATATTATAAAGAAAAAGTTGTTTCTTAA
- a CDS encoding DUF547 domain-containing protein — MKTPKIIILVLLVFISFQTKAQEKLDHAVWDQILLINVSEDGKVDYKGFMRDSAQLYEYFTYLSDNPPAATWSKEETLAYWINAYNAYTIKLIIDNYPLKSIKDIKDPWHRQFFKINGVLHSLNELEHKILRKLGDPRIHFAINCASFSCPIVWNRAFTARNVDDALETLTKNFINDPKRNTITEEVVEVSKIFSWFKKDFKVDGEDAKAFINKYSEVKIDKQKKKGYKKYDWSLNE, encoded by the coding sequence ATGAAGACCCCTAAAATAATTATATTAGTATTATTGGTATTTATCTCTTTTCAGACAAAAGCTCAGGAAAAACTTGACCATGCTGTTTGGGATCAAATTTTATTGATCAATGTTTCTGAAGACGGAAAAGTAGATTACAAAGGATTTATGAGAGATAGTGCTCAACTATATGAATATTTCACTTACCTCTCGGACAATCCTCCAGCCGCAACATGGAGTAAAGAAGAAACATTAGCGTACTGGATCAATGCTTATAATGCGTACACTATAAAGTTAATTATAGATAATTATCCTTTAAAGAGCATCAAAGACATTAAAGATCCTTGGCATAGACAATTTTTCAAAATCAATGGTGTTTTGCATAGTTTAAATGAATTAGAGCATAAAATTCTTAGAAAGCTTGGCGATCCCAGAATTCATTTTGCTATTAATTGCGCTTCTTTCTCTTGCCCCATAGTTTGGAATAGAGCATTCACAGCCAGAAATGTAGATGATGCATTAGAAACGCTAACAAAGAATTTTATAAATGATCCAAAAAGAAATACGATAACTGAAGAAGTAGTTGAAGTCTCTAAAATCTTCAGTTGGTTTAAGAAAGATTTCAAAGTAGATGGAGAAGATGCTAAAGCTTTTATCAATAAATATTCTGAAGTTAAGATTGATAAACAGAAAAAGAAAGGATATAAAAAATACGATTGGAGTTTAAATGAGTAA
- a CDS encoding NADH:flavin oxidoreductase/NADH oxidase family protein produces the protein MISTTLKLPCGAILNNRLVKSAMTERISNNKFEPTKGHEQLYADWSKTGAGLLITGNVVLDRKHVESAGNVCFDDRRMLPKLKSWAKAGKKHGNHIWVQISHSGRQTNRFGTSRPLAPSEVQLKKLGLFGKPKAMTEEDILDVIQRFVTAAKLAKEAGFTGVQIHSAHGYLLSQFLSPNTNIRSDHWGGNIENRSRLLLTIIRDVRKVVGTDFPISVKLNSADFQRGGFTEEESLEVIKMLDKEKIDLLEISGGTYEKLAFFIMNEEDSDLKESTKQREAYFIDFAKKIRVVSKLPLMITGGFRSYDFCNEVLAKGEVDLIGMARPFITNREDISKFLVGELPCLENLVLRTGLKQFEDAAEGGFYARQIIRFSKGKGLKTNMNPLWCSMFLIVYEFRKAMAKKLA, from the coding sequence ATGATTAGTACAACTTTAAAACTCCCCTGCGGTGCGATATTAAATAATAGATTAGTGAAATCTGCTATGACGGAGCGCATTAGTAATAATAAGTTTGAACCAACTAAGGGGCATGAACAATTGTATGCTGATTGGTCCAAAACAGGTGCAGGCTTATTAATAACAGGTAATGTTGTACTGGATCGAAAACATGTCGAGTCAGCAGGAAATGTGTGTTTTGATGATAGAAGGATGCTGCCAAAACTAAAATCATGGGCCAAAGCGGGTAAAAAACATGGAAATCATATATGGGTTCAGATTTCTCATTCCGGAAGACAAACGAATAGATTTGGAACGAGTAGACCCTTAGCACCTTCTGAGGTGCAGTTAAAGAAATTAGGGCTTTTTGGTAAACCGAAAGCAATGACAGAAGAGGATATCCTAGACGTGATCCAACGTTTTGTTACTGCTGCTAAACTAGCCAAAGAAGCTGGTTTTACTGGGGTTCAAATTCATTCGGCTCACGGATATCTATTAAGTCAATTTTTATCACCCAATACTAATATAAGATCTGATCATTGGGGTGGTAATATAGAGAATCGTAGCCGTTTATTACTCACGATTATCAGAGATGTTAGAAAAGTTGTTGGAACTGATTTTCCGATATCTGTTAAATTGAATTCAGCGGATTTTCAGAGAGGAGGATTTACCGAAGAAGAATCACTGGAAGTGATAAAGATGTTAGACAAGGAAAAGATCGATTTGCTCGAGATATCAGGAGGGACTTATGAAAAACTAGCTTTTTTTATAATGAATGAAGAGGATTCTGATCTTAAAGAAAGCACGAAACAGAGAGAGGCATATTTTATCGATTTTGCTAAGAAAATCAGAGTTGTTAGTAAGTTGCCTCTAATGATTACAGGTGGTTTTAGATCTTATGATTTTTGTAATGAAGTGTTAGCAAAGGGAGAGGTTGATTTGATAGGGATGGCTCGTCCTTTTATTACCAATCGAGAGGATATATCTAAATTTTTAGTTGGAGAATTACCATGTCTTGAAAACCTGGTACTCCGCACTGGATTAAAACAATTCGAAGATGCTGCTGAAGGTGGTTTTTATGCTAGGCAAATTATCCGGTTTTCTAAAGGGAAAGGACTAAAAACCAATATGAACCCACTTTGGTGTTCTATGTTTCTAATAGTATATGAATTCCGAAAAGCGATGGCTAAGAAATTAGCTTGA
- the arsM gene encoding arsenosugar biosynthesis arsenite methyltransferase ArsM: MSYLETTHDVYKEAALTPDVGLCCTTNPIWELPGLKIPKIMQEMNYGCGSTVNARDLTNNPKTLYVGVGGGMELLQFSYFSRQKGGVIGIDVVQEMLDASRKNFKEAEEQNEWFKSEFVDLRFGDALNLPVEDNSIDVAAQNCLFNIFKAEDLKKAIEEMYRVLKPHGRLVMSDPTCEQPMNDTLRNDERLRALCLSGSLPIAEYVKALTDVGFGTIEIRARKPYRILDPKNYETDELIYIESIEVAAIKDPMPEDGPCIFTGKAAIYYGNEDYFDDKKGHVLLKNQPIAVCDKTAGALADLGRDDIFISESTYHYDGGGCC, translated from the coding sequence GGGAACTACCTGGATTAAAAATCCCAAAGATCATGCAAGAAATGAATTATGGTTGTGGGAGTACAGTAAACGCCCGTGATTTAACCAATAATCCAAAAACACTTTATGTTGGTGTTGGTGGCGGAATGGAATTATTACAATTTTCGTATTTCTCTCGTCAAAAAGGTGGAGTAATTGGTATTGATGTAGTTCAGGAAATGCTAGATGCTTCTCGTAAAAATTTTAAAGAAGCAGAAGAACAAAATGAATGGTTCAAAAGTGAGTTTGTAGACTTAAGATTTGGTGATGCTCTGAATCTTCCCGTAGAAGATAATAGTATTGATGTTGCCGCTCAAAATTGTTTATTCAATATTTTTAAAGCAGAGGATTTAAAAAAAGCGATAGAGGAAATGTATCGAGTATTAAAACCTCATGGTAGATTAGTGATGAGTGATCCAACTTGCGAGCAACCTATGAATGATACGCTCAGAAATGATGAACGATTAAGAGCTTTATGTCTTAGTGGAAGTTTACCTATTGCGGAATATGTAAAAGCATTGACCGATGTTGGTTTTGGAACCATAGAAATTAGAGCGCGTAAACCGTATCGTATTTTGGATCCTAAAAACTATGAAACCGATGAATTAATCTATATAGAATCTATTGAAGTAGCTGCAATCAAAGACCCTATGCCAGAAGATGGCCCTTGTATTTTTACTGGTAAGGCAGCCATTTATTATGGTAATGAAGATTATTTTGATGATAAAAAAGGACACGTATTACTGAAAAATCAACCTATTGCGGTTTGTGATAAAACTGCTGGTGCTCTTGCTGACCTGGGAAGAGATGATATTTTCATCAGCGAATCTACGTACCACTATGATGGTGGTGGATGTTGCTAA